In a genomic window of Candidatus Parvarchaeota archaeon:
- a CDS encoding acetyl-CoA synthetase yields the protein MEIGKLLESYKIQYLKEHFCADAAQASSVAAQIGFPVALKVASKKISHKSDVGGVQLNLMGRQEVANAYEIIRRNVGEANMNGVRVQKMAPKGFELIVGGMKDAQFGHLVLFGLGGIYVEIFKDLVFRVCPVDRQMALEMIRSIKSYKMLAGARGAKPINESELADLIVKTSRLLVEQDVQELDFNPVIANEHGCFVVDSRIVEKAAEDKSEY from the coding sequence GTGGAAATAGGGAAACTTCTTGAAAGTTATAAAATCCAGTATTTGAAGGAACACTTTTGCGCTGATGCGGCGCAGGCATCTTCAGTTGCAGCCCAAATAGGATTTCCCGTTGCCCTAAAAGTCGCATCAAAGAAAATCTCGCACAAAAGCGATGTTGGCGGGGTGCAGCTGAACCTTATGGGCAGGCAGGAAGTTGCAAATGCATATGAAATAATAAGGAGAAATGTCGGCGAGGCGAACATGAATGGCGTGAGGGTGCAAAAAATGGCCCCAAAGGGCTTTGAGCTGATTGTTGGGGGCATGAAAGACGCACAATTCGGGCACTTGGTGCTCTTTGGGCTAGGAGGAATTTACGTTGAAATCTTTAAAGACCTAGTTTTCAGGGTATGCCCTGTTGACAGGCAAATGGCGCTTGAAATGATTCGCTCAATCAAGTCCTATAAAATGCTTGCAGGGGCGCGGGGGGCAAAACCAATCAATGAATCGGAGCTTGCTGACCTAATCGTCAAGACGTCAAGGCTTCTTGTTGAGCAGGATGTGCAGGAGCTTGACTTCAACCCCGTAATAGCAAACGAGCACGGCTGCTTTGTTGTAGACAGCAGGATAGTTGAAAAGGCCGCAGAGGACAAATCAGAATATTAG